The sequence AAATAAAGCGCCAGCAGCTCAAAGCTAGAAAATTTATTCCAAACTCACGCGTCTGTTTAATATATCGGCACACCTCACCTTATCCGTAAGTTTACCTGCCAATTATTGTATGAGATTGCAACATTAATCCGAAATTGAAGAGGAATTTAGTTGAAAACGAGATAATAGAAAGGGGGGACGAGGCATATGCCATGTCCCCCTTTCTAATCTTATGGTTTATAATCTAAGATAGTCGGTTCTTGTGGGCGGCGAGAGAGGATATCTGGGAATTTCGGGAAGGCGGCATGAGGCTCTACTTGATACCAGAAGGCGGTGCTGTCCATGTCGTCTGAGCGTTCGGCCAGGGTTTCGTGATAACCGATGTTTTGGACGGTTATTCTTATTTCTTTCATAAAACGAATGGGATCGACAACATGCCAACGGTACATTGAGACACGGCCTCCTCGATAAAGTGGGCAGCCGTGATAGGGACTGCACCACTCGCCGATGCCGTATGATGAGAGGAAATAGTCCTCTATGCCCGTTCCGCAGAGAGTGGGGAACTCCTTATCGCCATCGAGGTACACCTTGACCTCGCCTTCACCCCACCATTGAGTTCGAAGTGGGCAGAGCGATAACACGGTCCCAACGTAATGCCCTCGCCCTTTGGCTTCTAATAGGGTGTAATCTTTTTTGAGGGTAGTCGGATTTTCGCGTCGCCATTGAGCATGAAAACGGGCTGCTTTCGGATCGAGACAATCGTATCTTTCGCCATCGATTTGATAGAAAACCATTGGTTGCTCTTCCGTATGCTGGTTCTCTATTTCGATACGAGCAGAGGTTGCGAATGGCATGGACCAGAAGCAATTCAAGGCGCGACCTTCAGCGATAGTGACCATTTGAGAGACCAACGGAGCAGGCGTGCCTTGGCCGAGGGCAAAGAAATCGCCGATTGGCGCTTCAACTGAAGGCGTTTCTTCGTCATCCCAGTACATGCGGATGACCATGTCGCGCAAAATGTTATGGCCTGGTTCATAGTCAACCTTGGGCAATGGAAGCCCAAACCAAATATGCTTAATGCACCCTGCGCCTTTAATATCGGCAAGGATAGCGGTGGATTGCGCTGGGATTGTTATACAGGGGCTGCCTTTTCGAGTGGGGCCGAGCTGTTCGCTGGCAGTTTGTCCGCCTTTTCCCTTTTCACCACTCGGATTTTCAGCAGTAAGCGCAAAAGTTTGCGCATCAGATAAAAAGGGCATAAATCCAAGGTCAATAGATTGGTCCATATTCCAGTCTCCTTATAGTGCTGTATCCGAAACAGCGAGATTGTACCTTACCTGCGAGCGCGAAGCTTCTTGAGTATAATATGAGTAAGAGAAAGTAATTCGAGGAGTCAGTGAACATGGACAAGGTGAGATGTGCAGTTATTGGCGTGGGGGCGATGGGGAGCGATCATTGCCGAAACATTAATGAAGATATTTCCGAAGTTGAGTTAACCGCGGTTTGTGATACTAACCCGGATGCGCTTCTGCCAATTGCGGAGAAGTTCAGTGTGCCGGGATTTGCTACTCATCAAGAGTTGTTGGAAAGTGGGCTGGTCGATATGGTTATTATTGCCACCCCCCACTATTTTCATCCGCCGATTGCGATTGATGCATTTAAAAAGGGACTTCACGTCATTTCCGAAAAGCCGATTGCCGTGACAGTGAGTGATGCGGATGCAATGATTAAGGCTGCCAAAGAGGCGGACAAGATTTTTGGCGTAATGCACCAAATGCGCTCTTCACCCAGATTGAGAGCCGTAAAGAAGATGATTCAGGATGGGCTGATAGGTGAAATCAACCGTACAAATATGATTTTTCCTTCATTCCGATGCCAGGCATATTACAATTCTCAGGAATGGCGCGCAACTTGGACAGGTGAGGGCGGAGGCATTTTAATCAATCAAGCGCCGCATGCACTCGACCTTCTTACTTGGTGGGGAGGACTTCCATCCCGAGTTACCGGTTTTACCCGTAC comes from bacterium and encodes:
- a CDS encoding glycoside hydrolase family 172 protein, with protein sequence MDQSIDLGFMPFLSDAQTFALTAENPSGEKGKGGQTASEQLGPTRKGSPCITIPAQSTAILADIKGAGCIKHIWFGLPLPKVDYEPGHNILRDMVIRMYWDDEETPSVEAPIGDFFALGQGTPAPLVSQMVTIAEGRALNCFWSMPFATSARIEIENQHTEEQPMVFYQIDGERYDCLDPKAARFHAQWRRENPTTLKKDYTLLEAKGRGHYVGTVLSLCPLRTQWWGEGEVKVYLDGDKEFPTLCGTGIEDYFLSSYGIGEWCSPYHGCPLYRGGRVSMYRWHVVDPIRFMKEIRITVQNIGYHETLAERSDDMDSTAFWYQVEPHAAFPKFPDILSRRPQEPTILDYKP
- a CDS encoding Gfo/Idh/MocA family oxidoreductase — its product is MDKVRCAVIGVGAMGSDHCRNINEDISEVELTAVCDTNPDALLPIAEKFSVPGFATHQELLESGLVDMVIIATPHYFHPPIAIDAFKKGLHVISEKPIAVTVSDADAMIKAAKEADKIFGVMHQMRSSPRLRAVKKMIQDGLIGEINRTNMIFPSFRCQAYYNSQEWRATWTGEGGGILINQAPHALDLLTWWGGLPSRVTGFTRTRLHDIEVEDEAWALLEYSNGAIGYLYASTTEEPYDLEIDICGDRGRVKDDNSGLKFLQCKESISEFNKNAKGMWDGIGADPIPLDIPKDPEGTLEGHAGIIQNCARAIKDKETPLFSPGEDGLAVVEMINAITLSSRRNKPVDVPVNRAEYDELMDELKATSKHKTTVSVQRVTDPKYAPKS